Proteins from a genomic interval of Toxotes jaculatrix isolate fToxJac2 chromosome 5, fToxJac2.pri, whole genome shotgun sequence:
- the apba2a gene encoding amyloid-beta A4 precursor protein-binding family A member 2 isoform X2: MAHGKRPGTISKILASSAPPCPGPGLTKESQEEQGGLVREASEQPPCILKDDKNDQLTPPASANHYYMSCDPSPEDMEDTCSEYDNVGSDVEQDYDEVLHLSKEGVVDMRYYKQYCPEDGGYIKHAVDDNVNENSSAVDQFTPRARHSTEICEGPQCDTKPRKTGHRFKSHCAPIAGVETEREVEKGQENRFFFSDGDEIEEVLDGAKFIEDLEETETSVQRPTSLYQGNDNERIRKGGDERGREDDTRVTRNHDIQGAGKKCESSHMGSKEKERQGKGRARRGTGEDIEHIVSGIKGCTTNSTEQPPKISSKDCKKAAVRTKSRSGSSKQHPPPPPCHSHAESPAETQKAQPRRETPPVPRPSHSSANSQENEPRVIKPSLAPHHTPEQQREPLEERQRRPEKPQQGEKLSTAVKPEEAPEQPRRPQCQELVPAEETNTPKKTQEATSFPSFEDVPGPCEPEDLIDGIIFAANYLGCTQVLSDKNPSKSVRMSQAHEAVSRIKSQDEDSQMVTEVDLFISTKAVKVLNADTQETMMDSALRTISYIADIGSIVVLMARRRMSQASSEDFSESPDSPSEGTTQYSMICYVFESEDAQLIAQSIGQAFSVAYREFLRANGINPTDLSQKQYSDIINSQEMYHDDLVHFSNSDNCKELHVEKQKGESLGVVIVESGWGSILPTVILASMLNSGPAARSGKLSVGDQIMSINDTSLVGLPLATCQGIIKGLKNQVKVKLSIVSCPPVTTVLIKRPDLKFQLGFSVQNGIICSLMRGGIAERGGVRVGHRIIEINGQSVVAMAHEKIVQTLSISVGEINMKTMPAVMFRLLTGQETPIYI; this comes from the exons ATGGCTCATGGTAAGAGGCCAGGAACCATCTCCAAAATATTGGCTTCCAGCGCTCCACCGTGTCCTGGTCCAGGACTCACAAAAGAGAGCCAAGAGGAGCAGGGTGGTTTGGTGAGGGAGGCGTCTGAGCAACCACCTTGCATCTTGAAGGATGATAAGAATGATCAGCTGACTCCACCTGCTTCTGCAAACCACTATTACATGAGTTGTGACCCTAGTCCTGAGGACATGGAGGACACCTGCTCTGAGTACGACAACGTGGGCTCTGATGTCGAGCAGGACTATGATGAGGTGCTGCATTTGAGCAAAGAGGGCGTGGTGGACATGAGATACTACAAACAGTACTGTCCTGAGGATGGGGGCTACATAAAGCATGCAGTAGATGATAATGTTAATGAGAACAGCAGTGCTGTTGACCAGTTCACTCCCAGAGCTCGTCATAGCACAGAAATATGTGAGGGACCACAATGTGACACTAAACCTCGCAAGACGGGCCATCGTTTTAAGTCACATTGTGCCCCAATTGCTGGAGttgaaacagagagggaagtgGAAAAGGGTCAGGAGAACAGGTTCTTCTTCAGTGATGGAGATGAGATAGAAGAGGTGCTGGATGGGGCCAAATTTATAGAGGAtttagaggagacagagaccagTGTTCAAAGACCGACCAGCCTTTATCAGGGCAATGATAATGAAAGAATTAGAAAAGGAGGTGATGAAAGGGGGAGAGAAGATGACACTCGAGTTACAAGAAACCATGATATCCAAGGAGCCGGTAAGAAGTGTGAGTCATCTCACATGGGTtcaaaggagaaggagaggcaggGTAAAGGACGAGCAAGGAGGGGAACAGGAGAGGACATTGAGCATATTGTTTCTGGGATCAAAGGATGCACGACCAACAGCACTGAACAGCCTCCAAAGATTTCGTCAAAGGACTGCAAAAAGGCCGCTGTGCGGACCAAATCTAGATCGGGTTCCAGTAAGCAacatcctcctccaccaccttgTCATTCCCATGCTGAGTCACCTGCCGAGACCCAGAAGGCCCAGCCTCGTAGAGAGACTCCTCCTGTTCCCAGACCCAGCCACTCCTCTGCTAACAGCCAGGAGAACGAACCCAGGGTTATCAAACCATCGCTGGCTCCTCATCACACACCAGAACAACAGAGGGAGCCTCTTGAGGAGAGGCAGAGACGGCCAGAGAAACCCCAGCAG GGTGAGAAGCTAAGCACAGCTGTAAAGCCTGAGGAGGCGCCAGAGCAGCCGAGGAGGCCCCAGTGCCAAGAGCTCGTCCCTGCAGAGGAGACCAACACACCCAAG aaaacacaggaggcTACTTCTTTCCCCAGCTTTGAAGATG TCCCAGGTCCCTGTGAGCCAGAAGATCTTATTGATGGGATCATCTTTGCTGCTAACTATCTTGGCTGCACTCAGGTGTTGTCTGATAAAAATCCATCTAAGTCCGTTCGCATGTCCCAAGCCCATGAAGCTGTCAGTCGTATCAAG agtCAAGATGAAGACTCACAGATGGTGACAGAAGTGGACCTGTTTATCTCCACTAAAGCTGTCAAAGTGCTGAATGCTGACACACAG GAGACAATGATGGACAGTGCCTTGCGTACCATCTCCTATATCGCCGACATTGGCAGTATTGTGGTTCTGATGGCTCGGAGGCGCATGTCTCAAGCTTCGTCAGAGGATTTTTCCGAATCTCCCGATTCCCCCAGTGAAGGGACGACTCAGTACAGCATGATCTGCTATGTCTTTGAGTCAGAGGAT GCACAGCTCATCGCACAGTCCATTGGTCAGGCCTTTAGCGTGGCCTACAGAGAATTTCTGCGAGCCAACGGCATCAACCCGACCGACTTGAGCCAGAAACAATACAGCGACATCATCAACTCCCAGGAAATGTACCACGATGACCTTGTCCATTTCTCAAActcagacaactgtaaagag CTGCATGTGGAGAAGCAGAAAGGGGAGAGCCTCGGTGTGGTGATTGTGGAGTCTGGTTGGGGCTCCATTCTGCCAACTGTCATCCTGGCCAGTATGCTGAACAGCGGCCCTGCAGCTCGCTCCGGAAAACTCAGTGTTGGGGACCAGATTATGTCCATTAATGACACCAGCCTGGTTGGGCTGCCTCTGGCCACCTGTCAGGGCATCATTAAG GGTCTGAAGAATCAGGTGAAGGTAAAGCTGAGTATTGTGAGCTGTCCTCCTGTCACCACTGTCCTCATCAAGAGACCTGATCTCAAGTTCCAGCTTGGCTTCAGTGTTCAGAATGGCATT aTCTGCAGTCTGATGCGAGGTGGCATTGCAGAGCGAGGCGGTGTCCGCGTTGGACACAGAATCATTGAAATAAATGGTCAGAGTGTCGTTGCCATGGCACATGAGAAGATTGTTCAAACTCTGTCTATCTCAGTGGGTGAG ATAAACATGAAGACGATGCCTGCTGTGATGTTCAGACTACTGACAGGACAGGAGACACCTATCTACATATAG
- the apba2a gene encoding amyloid-beta A4 precursor protein-binding family A member 2 isoform X3: MAHGKRPGTISKILASSAPPCPGPGLTKESQEEQGGLVREASEQPPCILKDDKNDQLTPPASANHYYMSCDPSPEDMEDTCSEYDNVGSDVEQDYDEVLHLSKEGVVDMRYYKQYCPEDGGYIKHAVDDNVNENSSAVDQFTPRARHSTEICEGPQCDTKPRKTGHRFKSHCAPIAGVETEREVEKGQENRFFFSDGDEIEEVLDGAKFIEDLEETETSVQRPTSLYQGNDNERIRKGGDERGREDDTRVTRNHDIQGAGKKCESSHMGSKEKERQGKGRARRGTGEDIEHIVSGIKGCTTNSTEQPPKISSKDCKKAAVRTKSRSGSSKQHPPPPPCHSHAESPAETQKAQPRRETPPVPRPSHSSANSQENEPRVIKPSLAPHHTPEQQREPLEERQRRPEKPQQEQGEKLSTAVKPEEAPEQPRRPQCQELVPAEETNTPKEATSFPSFEDVPGPCEPEDLIDGIIFAANYLGCTQVLSDKNPSKSVRMSQAHEAVSRIKSQDEDSQMVTEVDLFISTKAVKVLNADTQETMMDSALRTISYIADIGSIVVLMARRRMSQASSEDFSESPDSPSEGTTQYSMICYVFESEDAQLIAQSIGQAFSVAYREFLRANGINPTDLSQKQYSDIINSQEMYHDDLVHFSNSDNCKELHVEKQKGESLGVVIVESGWGSILPTVILASMLNSGPAARSGKLSVGDQIMSINDTSLVGLPLATCQGIIKGLKNQVKVKLSIVSCPPVTTVLIKRPDLKFQLGFSVQNGIICSLMRGGIAERGGVRVGHRIIEINGQSVVAMAHEKIVQTLSISVGEINMKTMPAVMFRLLTGQETPIYI; the protein is encoded by the exons ATGGCTCATGGTAAGAGGCCAGGAACCATCTCCAAAATATTGGCTTCCAGCGCTCCACCGTGTCCTGGTCCAGGACTCACAAAAGAGAGCCAAGAGGAGCAGGGTGGTTTGGTGAGGGAGGCGTCTGAGCAACCACCTTGCATCTTGAAGGATGATAAGAATGATCAGCTGACTCCACCTGCTTCTGCAAACCACTATTACATGAGTTGTGACCCTAGTCCTGAGGACATGGAGGACACCTGCTCTGAGTACGACAACGTGGGCTCTGATGTCGAGCAGGACTATGATGAGGTGCTGCATTTGAGCAAAGAGGGCGTGGTGGACATGAGATACTACAAACAGTACTGTCCTGAGGATGGGGGCTACATAAAGCATGCAGTAGATGATAATGTTAATGAGAACAGCAGTGCTGTTGACCAGTTCACTCCCAGAGCTCGTCATAGCACAGAAATATGTGAGGGACCACAATGTGACACTAAACCTCGCAAGACGGGCCATCGTTTTAAGTCACATTGTGCCCCAATTGCTGGAGttgaaacagagagggaagtgGAAAAGGGTCAGGAGAACAGGTTCTTCTTCAGTGATGGAGATGAGATAGAAGAGGTGCTGGATGGGGCCAAATTTATAGAGGAtttagaggagacagagaccagTGTTCAAAGACCGACCAGCCTTTATCAGGGCAATGATAATGAAAGAATTAGAAAAGGAGGTGATGAAAGGGGGAGAGAAGATGACACTCGAGTTACAAGAAACCATGATATCCAAGGAGCCGGTAAGAAGTGTGAGTCATCTCACATGGGTtcaaaggagaaggagaggcaggGTAAAGGACGAGCAAGGAGGGGAACAGGAGAGGACATTGAGCATATTGTTTCTGGGATCAAAGGATGCACGACCAACAGCACTGAACAGCCTCCAAAGATTTCGTCAAAGGACTGCAAAAAGGCCGCTGTGCGGACCAAATCTAGATCGGGTTCCAGTAAGCAacatcctcctccaccaccttgTCATTCCCATGCTGAGTCACCTGCCGAGACCCAGAAGGCCCAGCCTCGTAGAGAGACTCCTCCTGTTCCCAGACCCAGCCACTCCTCTGCTAACAGCCAGGAGAACGAACCCAGGGTTATCAAACCATCGCTGGCTCCTCATCACACACCAGAACAACAGAGGGAGCCTCTTGAGGAGAGGCAGAGACGGCCAGAGAAACCCCAGCAGG AACAGGGTGAGAAGCTAAGCACAGCTGTAAAGCCTGAGGAGGCGCCAGAGCAGCCGAGGAGGCCCCAGTGCCAAGAGCTCGTCCCTGCAGAGGAGACCAACACACCCAAG gaggcTACTTCTTTCCCCAGCTTTGAAGATG TCCCAGGTCCCTGTGAGCCAGAAGATCTTATTGATGGGATCATCTTTGCTGCTAACTATCTTGGCTGCACTCAGGTGTTGTCTGATAAAAATCCATCTAAGTCCGTTCGCATGTCCCAAGCCCATGAAGCTGTCAGTCGTATCAAG agtCAAGATGAAGACTCACAGATGGTGACAGAAGTGGACCTGTTTATCTCCACTAAAGCTGTCAAAGTGCTGAATGCTGACACACAG GAGACAATGATGGACAGTGCCTTGCGTACCATCTCCTATATCGCCGACATTGGCAGTATTGTGGTTCTGATGGCTCGGAGGCGCATGTCTCAAGCTTCGTCAGAGGATTTTTCCGAATCTCCCGATTCCCCCAGTGAAGGGACGACTCAGTACAGCATGATCTGCTATGTCTTTGAGTCAGAGGAT GCACAGCTCATCGCACAGTCCATTGGTCAGGCCTTTAGCGTGGCCTACAGAGAATTTCTGCGAGCCAACGGCATCAACCCGACCGACTTGAGCCAGAAACAATACAGCGACATCATCAACTCCCAGGAAATGTACCACGATGACCTTGTCCATTTCTCAAActcagacaactgtaaagag CTGCATGTGGAGAAGCAGAAAGGGGAGAGCCTCGGTGTGGTGATTGTGGAGTCTGGTTGGGGCTCCATTCTGCCAACTGTCATCCTGGCCAGTATGCTGAACAGCGGCCCTGCAGCTCGCTCCGGAAAACTCAGTGTTGGGGACCAGATTATGTCCATTAATGACACCAGCCTGGTTGGGCTGCCTCTGGCCACCTGTCAGGGCATCATTAAG GGTCTGAAGAATCAGGTGAAGGTAAAGCTGAGTATTGTGAGCTGTCCTCCTGTCACCACTGTCCTCATCAAGAGACCTGATCTCAAGTTCCAGCTTGGCTTCAGTGTTCAGAATGGCATT aTCTGCAGTCTGATGCGAGGTGGCATTGCAGAGCGAGGCGGTGTCCGCGTTGGACACAGAATCATTGAAATAAATGGTCAGAGTGTCGTTGCCATGGCACATGAGAAGATTGTTCAAACTCTGTCTATCTCAGTGGGTGAG ATAAACATGAAGACGATGCCTGCTGTGATGTTCAGACTACTGACAGGACAGGAGACACCTATCTACATATAG
- the apba2a gene encoding amyloid-beta A4 precursor protein-binding family A member 2 isoform X1 — MAHGKRPGTISKILASSAPPCPGPGLTKESQEEQGGLVREASEQPPCILKDDKNDQLTPPASANHYYMSCDPSPEDMEDTCSEYDNVGSDVEQDYDEVLHLSKEGVVDMRYYKQYCPEDGGYIKHAVDDNVNENSSAVDQFTPRARHSTEICEGPQCDTKPRKTGHRFKSHCAPIAGVETEREVEKGQENRFFFSDGDEIEEVLDGAKFIEDLEETETSVQRPTSLYQGNDNERIRKGGDERGREDDTRVTRNHDIQGAGKKCESSHMGSKEKERQGKGRARRGTGEDIEHIVSGIKGCTTNSTEQPPKISSKDCKKAAVRTKSRSGSSKQHPPPPPCHSHAESPAETQKAQPRRETPPVPRPSHSSANSQENEPRVIKPSLAPHHTPEQQREPLEERQRRPEKPQQGEKLSTAVKPEEAPEQPRRPQCQELVPAEETNTPKVKMYYTTAKTQEATSFPSFEDVPGPCEPEDLIDGIIFAANYLGCTQVLSDKNPSKSVRMSQAHEAVSRIKSQDEDSQMVTEVDLFISTKAVKVLNADTQETMMDSALRTISYIADIGSIVVLMARRRMSQASSEDFSESPDSPSEGTTQYSMICYVFESEDAQLIAQSIGQAFSVAYREFLRANGINPTDLSQKQYSDIINSQEMYHDDLVHFSNSDNCKELHVEKQKGESLGVVIVESGWGSILPTVILASMLNSGPAARSGKLSVGDQIMSINDTSLVGLPLATCQGIIKGLKNQVKVKLSIVSCPPVTTVLIKRPDLKFQLGFSVQNGIICSLMRGGIAERGGVRVGHRIIEINGQSVVAMAHEKIVQTLSISVGEINMKTMPAVMFRLLTGQETPIYI, encoded by the exons ATGGCTCATGGTAAGAGGCCAGGAACCATCTCCAAAATATTGGCTTCCAGCGCTCCACCGTGTCCTGGTCCAGGACTCACAAAAGAGAGCCAAGAGGAGCAGGGTGGTTTGGTGAGGGAGGCGTCTGAGCAACCACCTTGCATCTTGAAGGATGATAAGAATGATCAGCTGACTCCACCTGCTTCTGCAAACCACTATTACATGAGTTGTGACCCTAGTCCTGAGGACATGGAGGACACCTGCTCTGAGTACGACAACGTGGGCTCTGATGTCGAGCAGGACTATGATGAGGTGCTGCATTTGAGCAAAGAGGGCGTGGTGGACATGAGATACTACAAACAGTACTGTCCTGAGGATGGGGGCTACATAAAGCATGCAGTAGATGATAATGTTAATGAGAACAGCAGTGCTGTTGACCAGTTCACTCCCAGAGCTCGTCATAGCACAGAAATATGTGAGGGACCACAATGTGACACTAAACCTCGCAAGACGGGCCATCGTTTTAAGTCACATTGTGCCCCAATTGCTGGAGttgaaacagagagggaagtgGAAAAGGGTCAGGAGAACAGGTTCTTCTTCAGTGATGGAGATGAGATAGAAGAGGTGCTGGATGGGGCCAAATTTATAGAGGAtttagaggagacagagaccagTGTTCAAAGACCGACCAGCCTTTATCAGGGCAATGATAATGAAAGAATTAGAAAAGGAGGTGATGAAAGGGGGAGAGAAGATGACACTCGAGTTACAAGAAACCATGATATCCAAGGAGCCGGTAAGAAGTGTGAGTCATCTCACATGGGTtcaaaggagaaggagaggcaggGTAAAGGACGAGCAAGGAGGGGAACAGGAGAGGACATTGAGCATATTGTTTCTGGGATCAAAGGATGCACGACCAACAGCACTGAACAGCCTCCAAAGATTTCGTCAAAGGACTGCAAAAAGGCCGCTGTGCGGACCAAATCTAGATCGGGTTCCAGTAAGCAacatcctcctccaccaccttgTCATTCCCATGCTGAGTCACCTGCCGAGACCCAGAAGGCCCAGCCTCGTAGAGAGACTCCTCCTGTTCCCAGACCCAGCCACTCCTCTGCTAACAGCCAGGAGAACGAACCCAGGGTTATCAAACCATCGCTGGCTCCTCATCACACACCAGAACAACAGAGGGAGCCTCTTGAGGAGAGGCAGAGACGGCCAGAGAAACCCCAGCAG GGTGAGAAGCTAAGCACAGCTGTAAAGCCTGAGGAGGCGCCAGAGCAGCCGAGGAGGCCCCAGTGCCAAGAGCTCGTCCCTGCAGAGGAGACCAACACACCCAAGGTGAAGATGTATTACACAACAGCA aaaacacaggaggcTACTTCTTTCCCCAGCTTTGAAGATG TCCCAGGTCCCTGTGAGCCAGAAGATCTTATTGATGGGATCATCTTTGCTGCTAACTATCTTGGCTGCACTCAGGTGTTGTCTGATAAAAATCCATCTAAGTCCGTTCGCATGTCCCAAGCCCATGAAGCTGTCAGTCGTATCAAG agtCAAGATGAAGACTCACAGATGGTGACAGAAGTGGACCTGTTTATCTCCACTAAAGCTGTCAAAGTGCTGAATGCTGACACACAG GAGACAATGATGGACAGTGCCTTGCGTACCATCTCCTATATCGCCGACATTGGCAGTATTGTGGTTCTGATGGCTCGGAGGCGCATGTCTCAAGCTTCGTCAGAGGATTTTTCCGAATCTCCCGATTCCCCCAGTGAAGGGACGACTCAGTACAGCATGATCTGCTATGTCTTTGAGTCAGAGGAT GCACAGCTCATCGCACAGTCCATTGGTCAGGCCTTTAGCGTGGCCTACAGAGAATTTCTGCGAGCCAACGGCATCAACCCGACCGACTTGAGCCAGAAACAATACAGCGACATCATCAACTCCCAGGAAATGTACCACGATGACCTTGTCCATTTCTCAAActcagacaactgtaaagag CTGCATGTGGAGAAGCAGAAAGGGGAGAGCCTCGGTGTGGTGATTGTGGAGTCTGGTTGGGGCTCCATTCTGCCAACTGTCATCCTGGCCAGTATGCTGAACAGCGGCCCTGCAGCTCGCTCCGGAAAACTCAGTGTTGGGGACCAGATTATGTCCATTAATGACACCAGCCTGGTTGGGCTGCCTCTGGCCACCTGTCAGGGCATCATTAAG GGTCTGAAGAATCAGGTGAAGGTAAAGCTGAGTATTGTGAGCTGTCCTCCTGTCACCACTGTCCTCATCAAGAGACCTGATCTCAAGTTCCAGCTTGGCTTCAGTGTTCAGAATGGCATT aTCTGCAGTCTGATGCGAGGTGGCATTGCAGAGCGAGGCGGTGTCCGCGTTGGACACAGAATCATTGAAATAAATGGTCAGAGTGTCGTTGCCATGGCACATGAGAAGATTGTTCAAACTCTGTCTATCTCAGTGGGTGAG ATAAACATGAAGACGATGCCTGCTGTGATGTTCAGACTACTGACAGGACAGGAGACACCTATCTACATATAG
- the duox2 gene encoding dual oxidase maturation factor 2: MTFYNDIYPFYPLQRTSFIFSGRLLTIILVFLVLAVSLLLILPGIRGKSRLFWMFRIIISLFIGAVIVALNFTSDWAEARMTTNATYKSFSNAVINAEIGLHVGLYGINVTLKGNPVVQFNETIDYNEIFSLHDTIEEEYEEALEKGLPNPILYIAEKFTLSSPCGLIFQYRYSGRYASATLWTAFCCWILANILFSMPVILYAGYMMMATAAFIFFSMASFSTIMNVPQCVFSIGTDSFETQYSHSFWLALATGILCTVIGILVVMFNFMIPEKIREAFSVGVDSYEDEEVSYGEGYLNSIFLDGVTISPLTSKNSTEHI; the protein is encoded by the exons ATGACTTTCTACAATGACATTTACCCATTCTACCCTCTACAAAGGACCTCGTTCATCTTCAGTGGGCGCTTGCTCACCATTATTCTGGTCTTCCTTGTGCTAGCAGTCAGTCTTCTTCTCATTCTGCCAGGGATACGAGGGAAGTCG CGGCTGTTCTGGATGTTTAGAATAATTATCAGCCTGTTCATAGGTGCGGTGATTGTGG CGCTCAACTTTACTAGCGACTGGGCTGAGGCCAGAATGACCACTAATGCCACCTACAAGTCTTTCAGCAACGCAGTGATTAACGCAGAGATCGGCCTGCACGTTGGACTGTACGGCATTAACGTTACACTGAAGG gAAATCCTGTTGTACAGTTCAATGAGACCATTGACTACAATGAGATATTCAGCCTTCATGACACCATTGAAGAAGAGTATGAGGAAGCTCTGGAGAAAGGTTTACCCAATCCCATCCTGTACATTGCTGAGAAATTCACCCTCAGCAGCCCATGTGGACTCATCTTTCAGTACAGATACTCTGGACGATACGCCTCTGCAACTCTCTG gactgCCTTTTGCTGCTGGATTCTTGCCAATATCCTGTTCTCCATGCCGGTCATTCTGTATGCCGGGTACATGATGATGGCCACCGCTGCCTTCATCTTCTTCTCCATGGCTTCCTTCTCCACCATCATGAATGTgccacagtgtgttttctcCATAGGAACTGACTCCTTTGAAACACAGTACAGCCATTCGTTCTGGCTGGCTCTGGCTACAG GTATCCTGTGCACTGTCATTGGGATTCTGGTGGTGATGTTCAACTTCATGATACCAGAGAAGATAAGAGAGGCTTTCAGTGTTGGTGTCGACAGTTATGAAGATGAGGAGGTTTCTTACGGGGAGGGCTACTTGAATTCAATTTTCCTTGATGGAGTGACAATTTCACCACTGACATCAAAAAACTCCACG GAACATATATGA